CCTGTGAATAAATAGATAGAAAGGGAAGGGGAAGAAACCCCATACAAAGTCTGAGCACAAAGGACCTCCATCCTCGAAACAACTCAAACAAAACAGTGCCCTGAAAATAACTACTACTACTAACAACAACCCAAGAAGAAGAGCAGCTGCATAGCAAGGCAGATGGAGAAATGGCAGACCACCAAAATGAACATGAAGAAAGATTGACTAGGAAGTTGGAGGGACAGCAGTCAACCGAAACCACCCTGAAGGAAGGTTGATTGGGACTGAAACAACATGGAGCTGGCTCCGCTGAATCAAGACCCACTATCCCACATCCACAGGCGCAAAGAATCTGTGACTGTAGGCGTCCACTCTGATTTGCTACAGAGCTCATTGCCGGCGGTGCCAGGCGGAATGCAGTCGCATCAACAAACTTTCTTTAGACTTTCCATTGTACATTCACATTGGGACACATAGATAAACTGCTTGCTGTCAATTGCAATTAAAGGTctaagaattatttttttatatgtATTTAATAAAATAACTGAAATGTATAACTACATTGAGTCAGCAATTGCATGTTCTAACTGCATAGCCAGCCACTAAAGCACGTGTGAGACACCTATAGGATCAGTACAGAAGGATTGCTTATCAAGTTCAGGCACCACAATGATACAGATATAAGTAGTGCTTTCATTGACCTGCATTTTTTGTTCAGGCTCCTGAAGTAGTGACAAGTTCATCTTATCTTCGATAAAAGAAACTGTGCCTCCTTATCTTCCGTTCTACTAACAGATGCGTTACTCTGTCCTGCAGTTTGTATTGTTTTTGCCCTGCTTTTGGTTTAGTTTGCCCAAGGTCGTTTTATTCTGTTCCACAATTAAATAAATGATGTAAGCATTTTTGTTTCTACTTCGATAGTTTTACTCATAATCTTTCTGGTTTGATATTTAGGTTTTTAGGTGGGTTATCAATATCTCGCGTTATATCTATTTTTGGGATCGTCCTTAACGAAGATGGAGAACTCTTAATTGAAAGAAGGATGTCTCTTTTATAGGATACCTCTACTAGGAACTTTACATATTGAGGTATAATATTCTGCAAATTTGTTTCGTGTACTATGACCCATGATTATATTTTTGCCATGCATTTGTTTCATTTATATGCAGAAGTATGTTTTTCATACAATATTCCAATATATTCCTAACAGCCCTTTTTCTTTCTTCACATGACACATGGTTTTAATCAATTTAGGAATAGATACATGTGGTTCTGGAGACATGTATATAGGAGAAGCATATATATGCACTTTTCCTAATATATGCTTTTATCAAGCAGCATGAGAAATGGAGAACTGATAAACAAGGTAAAGACCTTTGAACTGAAATTGCTAGTTCCCCAGACCCCAGAGTCTTCTGCCTAGTTTGGCATCACTAAAGGGATAGTGACTGGGGCAAAAACTAATATTTTTGACACTGACTGGGGCAAAAACTAATATTTTTGACACTGACTGGGGCAAATACTATACATGATGTAAGCCGAAAATAAGCCGGCTGAGGAACACCCCTCATATGACATTTGGCATTACCCAAGCTCCAAATTATGTATCTGCCTCGGACAGATTCTACTTCATCATCTCCAGCAAAATATAAAGTATGGCGTGCATAAGCTTAATCTTGGTCAGGTAGGTTCACAAGTACTATAATCTAATCACAGTTAGAAATGAGAGCAAGACAGAGAAGTTACCTTTGTTAGGATCCCAAGCACCAGCGCCTCCCATGCTGGCCGGCTGACCGTCGTCCATGGCTTCCAGGTTTGTCATCCTCGTCCTCGCCGTTGTTGCATCTCTCGGCGTCGGCGCCGCTGCCGCAGTTGGCAAGCAGGACAAGTTCCTGGCTCCAGTGCATCCTTCCTGCTCGACCAGTGGCAACTACACCGATGGCAGCCAGTTCAAGAAGAACCTCGACGAGCTCCTCGCCGCCCTCCCCGCGGCCGCCAGCAGGAACGACGGGTTCTACATCGGCACTGTGGGGGACTCGGGATCTCCCGACCAGGTCTTCACCCTCATCATGTGCTATGCCGACCACGACGCGGCGGAGTGCCTGGAATGCCTCACCGGAGCGCCGGCGGGGATCATGGCCTTGTGCCCTGGCAGCCGGGACGTGCGCGCGGCATACGATGCGTGCATACTCCGGTACTCCCCGGTGTCGCCCTTTGCATCCACGGCCGACCTCGAGATCCCTTTCTACGTGAAGTACACCGCTCCCATCCTAGTTGATCCGGTGGCCATGGCCAGGGCGTGGCTTCCGCTGATGGCCGACCTCACGGGACAGGCCGCTGGGTCGCTGGCGCGGGCAGCGAGTGGGAGCACACCGTACGATGCTTCGTGGCGGGTGTTCGGGCTGGCGCAGTGCACGAGGAACCTCAACGCGAGCGAGTGCAGCCGGTGCCTCTCCTCCTTGGTCGGCAAACTGCCGGAGCTGTTCCAGAACGAGACCGGTGGCGCCGTCAAGGCATACAGCTGCTACGTGCACTACCAGATCGGCCCCTTTGAGATAACCCTTCCACCTGCATCAGAACCACCGCCGCAGTCGTCTCCAAAGCCCGGAGGTCAGTCTTTGCAGGTTTGGGGTAGCCTTCTTTCACATATATATCCAATGAGATATTAATCTCTATTGTTCTTGGAATTCTGTGACAGAAGCATCGTCTTCTTCAAGAACAAGGCTCCTGATCGGCAGCTCCATTGGTACCGTGTCGTTCTTGATCATTCTGGTTGGTGTCTTGGTCTGTCTCCTTGTCCGACGACGGCAAAAGCACCCAATCACTGCCAATAAGCAGGCAAAGGGGCAAGAGCCGGAAGATGGCAAATTCTCCGACGGCGACGACCCAGCCATGGAAGACGACTTCGAGAAAGGGACTGGGCCCAAGAGATTTCGCTACGTTGAGCTGGCCATCGCAACCGACAACTTCTCTGACGAGAAGAAGCTCGGGGAAGGAGGTTTCGGCTCCGTGTACAGAGGGTACCTCAAGGAGTCGAACCTTGAGGTGGCCATCAAGAGAGTATCCAAAGgttccaagcaagggaagaaagagTATGCTTCCGAGGTGACAATTATAAGCAGACTCCGGCACCGAAACCTGGTGCAGCTCATCGGCTGGTGCCACGGCGGTGGCGAGCTGCTCCTTGTCTACGAGCTGATGCCCAAGGGCAGCCTTGACACGCACCTCTACGGCGGCAAGAACGCAGCCGTGCTGCCATGGCCGGTCAGGCATGAGATCGTGCTTGGACTGGGCTCTGCCCTCCTGTATCTTCACCAAGAGTGGGAGCAGTGCGTCCTGCACAGAGACATCAAACCAAGCAACATCATGCTGGACGCCTCCTTTGCTGCCAAGCTCGGCGACTTCGGGCTTGCCAGGCTCGTTGACCATGGCCGAGGCTCGCACACCACGGTGCTCGCCGGCACGATGGGATACATGGACCCGGAATGCATGACCACCGGCCGGACCAGCGCCGAGTCGGACGTGTACAGCTTCGGTGTCGTGCTCCTCGAGATTGCCTGCGGCAGGCGGCCTCTGGCAGTGGCAGAAGAGGAGCAGATGGCCCACCTGGCTCAGCGGGTCTGGGCATCATACGGCGTGGGAAGGGTTCTTGATGCCGCTGACGCGCGGCTGGAGGGGGAGTTTGACGCCGAGGAGGTGGAGCGTGTGATGGTCGTCGGGCTCTGGTGCGCGCACCCTGACCGGAGCCTCAGGCCGTCCATCAGGCAGGCCGTCGGTGTGCTGCGGCGCGAGCAGCCTCTGCCGACCCTACCGGAGAGGATGCCGGTGGCAACTTTCTTGTACGTGCCCCTACTGGTTGATGGTTCAAGTTCCACGTTGTCTACTGGTGTCACCGGCGCTGGCGGCAGTGGCAGCAGCGGAACTGACACGACGGCGGAGAAGTCGATGTCGATGCGAAGCAACACGGTAGTGGATGGACAAATCACTGGACGCTAAATGTTGTAAAGGGACAAATTGATACGCTCAGTTTGCTAACACGAAGTAATTTGTTAATTATCCTAATTTCTGATTATTCCATTAAAATTGAGCTATTGTGATAGTAAAAAACTGTCTCATTAAATTCAGTTAATCATCAGAACGGCTTATACTTTCTTTGCAGTTTCTTTCATTCTCTACCCGCAAATGGGGTGCATACCAGTGGAGTCAAAGCTTTGTAGATTTGGCTTTGACTCAGCTCGTTTTCAAAACAAATGAGCTCAATTTGATTTGAGCTTGTGGTCGAGCTGCAGAGTCTGACTCGTACTTGGTTTCTACTTACATCAAGCCTCTAAAatatcttatatttgtttacagaggaagtactaaCGATGTTGATGCTGTTTCGAGCCATTTTCAAGCTAGATGAAAAAAAACATGATCCTCTTGTCATAATATAAATCTTGTTAGCATAAAATAATTTAAGAAGTTCATAGCATAAGCAATGTTGGTCAACATTGGGTGTTCAGAATTCTTAGCACCAATTCAAACTGGTGATAACCATTGGAAGATGTAGGAGCGACTCAAAGTTGATTAAGTACAGGGCGTAAAATGTGAATGTGTGTAGTCATATATTCTTATTTTTACCCATCGTGCCTTTTTTATTTTTTACATGTGTACCCCAGTTTAACACTTGTTTTGTACTTAAACTTTAATAAATACTAGAAAGGCTGGGCGCGCTTTGCCGCGCCGTTAGTGTTGTTGGGTTTCTTAAAAACATGACCCACTTTGTTccaaatataaggtgtattgcattTTTTGAAAGTCAAATCTTTTTAAGTTGgatcaaatttgtagagaaatatatcaaaatccatAATACAAATCGATataattagattcatcatgaaatgaatttccataTTTTTGTTTAATATTATGGATGTTGACATTTTTGTctctgaacttggtcaaagttcaaggaatttgacttttcaaaaaactaataccccttatattttGGAATTGATGTAATATTTAGTTTGGCGGGGCAGAGAGATGATGGCGTGTGTGTTTTTTTTTTTATTTGATGATTTGGTGGGTCTTTTTCGATGTGATTCTGTGTTATCTGCTAAGAAACTCATATTTATGTGGGGAAATTTCTACGTCTGTAGctgcatgtactatattggtgctataGTATCACCTGGTGGCATTTTCTTTTTCTGGATGGTGGAGGGTGCACTATGTTTTTAAAGGCCGGTTTTtgctgattgatttgaaaaataatTGGCCGATCAAAATCGTAAACCAAATCCATAATTGAATACCTCAATCGAATTTGAGGAGTTTCAAAATTAGGGAAGAATAGTGAATTAAAATAAATGAATGGGAGAGCTTCTTAAGAAATTGTCGACCCCGTCAAAATCGAGTGACTCAATTTTAAATTGAAGAGTTCGATTAAAAATTAGAAAGCATAGTGTATAGTATAAAAGAATTGAATAAAaaagttttgagaaagtgttgacccggtcaaaatcaggTAATTCTATTTTAATTGGAGACCTCAATTGAGTCCTCTAAAATTAGGGAGCCTAGTGCGACCCGGACATGGGCCCTGCGTGTTCGGTGAACGAACCCACTTGAGTTGCCTTTTCATTATTTCCGTGTCCCACTTCGCTCCCCGACCGAGCGCTGCCGTGGTCCACTTCTTCACTGGCTGCCGGCTACGAACCAGAGCGAGCTGCGTATGGCTTCGGCGGAGGCGCCGGCGGCAAGGCCGATTCTGTACTCGTACTGGCGCAGCTCCTGCTCCCACCGCGTCCGCATCGCACTCAACCTCAAAGGTGCGTGCTGCTCGCTCTTCCCCCCTATCTGGTCTCACTCCGCCCTCGTCGTTTCTCTGATTTCGTTGGGTAAACTGGATTATGATTTCCTGCAGGTATCGATTATGAGTACAGGGCGGTGAACCTCCTCAAGGGCGAGCAGTCTGATCCCGGTACAGCACCGTCTGCTTTCTACCTGTCCTCTGCAGTTGCGTCAGTTGTTTGGTAAAAATATACCTACTATTCACTAGGTAATTCATGTTACTTTGTGGGTGACAGAGTTCATGAAGCTTAATCCTATGAAGTTCGTCCCTGCCTTGGTCGACGGCGACGCAGTAATCGGCGACTCTTACGCAATAGCATTGGCAAGTCACTCTTGCCCAGGGTCTACAAATTATGTGTTCCTCCTACGCAGTACCATTCGATTATCAGTTATCAACCACTTGCTTTGTTGTGGCTGTACAGTATTTGGAGGACAAGTACCCCCAACGTCCTCTTTTGCCTCAAGACCTTAAAAAGAAGGCCCTGAATATCCAGGTAATTGATGATAACCTTTTACTCACCATGGTCAGCACAAGTATTTCATGCTTTGCTCTCAGTCTCAGTAGTACTTTGTGTGTGGAGTCAATCGTGTAATTGTTATTCTTTGATCTGGTTTTTCAAATCATTATACAGTTTGCTTACAGGTTAGTTAGTACTATTCTATTTTACCTGACCCGCCAAAAAATCCATCCTCGAATTCATATTATCAAAGCATAGCACAAAGTACACAGTAAATAAAAAGCAAGACAGTTTCTGAATCTATTTTATCTGACCTGCTCTGAGCAAACGAAACATATATATAACCAGGTCCAAGTATAATCTACAAAATACTTTTACTGTATATGTTCAACTTTTTCTTCGGTTACCAATTCATAATACTAATGTGGATGTTCCTCTACTAACTTTTATCGCAGATAGCAAGCATTGTGTGTTCTGGTATTCAACCTCTTCACAATCTCACCTTGGTGGTAAGTACCGACTATGCATTACTAAGCATATGACGACCACTGTGTGTTCTATGTCTAAAATCTGATTGCCAGTGCACCTGAGGCCCATAGAGGGACGGGTACCCATGTGTGCTGTGCAATACTAGTTGATTCTATATTTAGACAGCTTATGCTTATAAATTGCACAGATACTTAACTTGCTGTTGTGTTTTATTGCTCATTTGTCTACAGAGATTTATCGAGCAAAAGGTTGGAACAGGGGAGAGCATCCCGTGGGTCCAACAACAGATTGATAGAGGTTTCACAGGTTGTCTTCACAGACATGTCCCTTCTTTCTTGGTTATAACTGCTATATTTGCAGCATTACTTCCATCCAGAAAATTTGTTCTGGAAATACTGCTCACCAAGTAATTCAGTGATCTTGCATGTTTTGAGAAACTCACATTATTTCCTTTAGAACTTCCTTTCCTGCATTTACACTTGGTATTTCGCTGCCTCTGTCTGCTTTCTCATTATGCAACCATGTGCTCACTTTCACCCCCAACGGTTCAGCTGTTGAGAACATGATCAAAGGCTGTGCTGGGAAGTTTGCTATGGGAGATGAAGTCCAACTGGTTCGTATGCTACCCTACTATTTCTTGTCTCTTTATTTTCTTCTGTTGAACACCAAAGAACATCATTATTTGGAATGAATTTTCTCTGCTGTAGATTCATCTATTGTTGTATTAATAGGTGTCCCTTTTCCCTTGAAAGTAACTGTAGTCTAGTCCCTCCCCTGAAATGAAATAGAATTCATATTTCAACAATCATCGTGCAACAACTATCACTGCAAGTGTAAACTACCCCGAGCCGACTCAGCTAAGTAGTTAACTGCCGCATCCTCTT
This window of the Triticum aestivum cultivar Chinese Spring chromosome 5D, IWGSC CS RefSeq v2.1, whole genome shotgun sequence genome carries:
- the LOC123119437 gene encoding L-type lectin-domain containing receptor kinase IX.1 isoform X1, yielding MACISLILVRFVILVLAVVASLGVGAAAAVGKQDKFLAPVHPSCSTSGNYTDGSQFKKNLDELLAALPAAASRNDGFYIGTVGDSGSPDQVFTLIMCYADHDAAECLECLTGAPAGIMALCPGSRDVRAAYDACILRYSPVSPFASTADLEIPFYVKYTAPILVDPVAMARAWLPLMADLTGQAAGSLARAASGSTPYDASWRVFGLAQCTRNLNASECSRCLSSLVGKLPELFQNETGGAVKAYSCYVHYQIGPFEITLPPASEPPPQSSPKPGEASSSSRTRLLIGSSIGTVSFLIILVGVLVCLLVRRRQKHPITANKQAKGQEPEDGKFSDGDDPAMEDDFEKGTGPKRFRYVELAIATDNFSDEKKLGEGGFGSVYRGYLKESNLEVAIKRVSKGSKQGKKEYASEVTIISRLRHRNLVQLIGWCHGGGELLLVYELMPKGSLDTHLYGGKNAAVLPWPVRHEIVLGLGSALLYLHQEWEQCVLHRDIKPSNIMLDASFAAKLGDFGLARLVDHGRGSHTTVLAGTMGYMDPECMTTGRTSAESDVYSFGVVLLEIACGRRPLAVAEEEQMAHLAQRVWASYGVGRVLDAADARLEGEFDAEEVERVMVVGLWCAHPDRSLRPSIRQAVGVLRREQPLPTLPERMPVATFLYVPLLVDGSSSTLSTGVTGAGGSGSSGTDTTAEKSMSMRSNTVVDGQITGR
- the LOC123119439 gene encoding glutathione S-transferase zeta class isoform X1 — its product is MASAEAPAARPILYSYWRSSCSHRVRIALNLKGIDYEYRAVNLLKGEQSDPEFMKLNPMKFVPALVDGDAVIGDSYAIALYLEDKYPQRPLLPQDLKKKALNIQIASIVCSGIQPLHNLTLVRFIEQKVGTGESIPWVQQQIDRGFTAVENMIKGCAGKFAMGDEVQLADVFLAPQIFAAVTRYQTDMSNYPTLARLHGQYMTHPAFEAALPDRQPDAPSSG
- the LOC123119439 gene encoding glutathione S-transferase zeta class isoform X2, with translation MASAEAPAARPILYSYWRSSCSHRVRIALNLKGIDYEYRAVNLLKGEQSDPEFMKLNPMKFVPALVDGDAVIGDSYAIALYLEDKYPQRPLLPQDLKKKALNIQRFIEQKVGTGESIPWVQQQIDRGFTAVENMIKGCAGKFAMGDEVQLADVFLAPQIFAAVTRYQTDMSNYPTLARLHGQYMTHPAFEAALPDRQPDAPSSG
- the LOC123119437 gene encoding L-type lectin-domain containing receptor kinase IX.1 isoform X2; the protein is MCYADHDAAECLECLTGAPAGIMALCPGSRDVRAAYDACILRYSPVSPFASTADLEIPFYVKYTAPILVDPVAMARAWLPLMADLTGQAAGSLARAASGSTPYDASWRVFGLAQCTRNLNASECSRCLSSLVGKLPELFQNETGGAVKAYSCYVHYQIGPFEITLPPASEPPPQSSPKPGEASSSSRTRLLIGSSIGTVSFLIILVGVLVCLLVRRRQKHPITANKQAKGQEPEDGKFSDGDDPAMEDDFEKGTGPKRFRYVELAIATDNFSDEKKLGEGGFGSVYRGYLKESNLEVAIKRVSKGSKQGKKEYASEVTIISRLRHRNLVQLIGWCHGGGELLLVYELMPKGSLDTHLYGGKNAAVLPWPVRHEIVLGLGSALLYLHQEWEQCVLHRDIKPSNIMLDASFAAKLGDFGLARLVDHGRGSHTTVLAGTMGYMDPECMTTGRTSAESDVYSFGVVLLEIACGRRPLAVAEEEQMAHLAQRVWASYGVGRVLDAADARLEGEFDAEEVERVMVVGLWCAHPDRSLRPSIRQAVGVLRREQPLPTLPERMPVATFLYVPLLVDGSSSTLSTGVTGAGGSGSSGTDTTAEKSMSMRSNTVVDGQITGR